CCTTGATAAATTTAGAGAATCTTGAGAAATTTGGAGAACTTTGATGCTTTTTTTTAATTGCTTCAATATGTGGGAGTGATCGATCAAAAAATTGTACAATCAAATTTTTGTTACTGATAATTGATATTAGCAAGAAAGAGTATTGATAAGAAAATTGTACAATCGAAAATTGTACAATCAGATTTTCATTACTAATAATTGTTATTAGTAAGAAAAAGTATTGATCAGAAAATTGTATAATCAAATTGTCATGACCGATAATTGTTATCACCAAGAAAGAGATATAAAAGACTAAGcacatggttttttttttcaaactaaaaatataaagggTCAAGAGAAGCAAAACTCGCCATGGGTGAAACCACGATAAGAAGGTAATGGTGGAAGGTGTGGGATGTGTTCTTCATTTAATACTATGTGAGTGAAAAAACACAAGTAAGAAAAAATTTGAAGAGAAATACTTTATTGAAAGTATGAGAATGAGTTATTCTGCAAAAGTGAAACATGCTTAAATATAAAGGGAAAATCCAATAAAGTATTTCTCTTCAAAGTTTTCCTACATGGTATCAAACAACAACAATTCATACAGAAaatcataatagaaaaaaactaatagaaaatcataacagaaaaaaaaaaagatatcaaAGATATCAACACAACccaaaaaacaaacaaaaccatCTTAACTATTTTCAAATGATTATTCCAATAACAATTGAAATACACAAAAGGTAAAGAGAAACCACCAATTGGAACAAATCTTAGAGATACAATGAACGTTTAGACCCTTGTTTATTTGGACTACTATTGTGAAAGTttattcctctattttttttttctttcagaaGTAGTAAGTGTGAAATTTAAacatgtcaaaatgagttttaatcCGTGAATTGATATGGTTTAGTATGGGTTCAAGTTGGATTGGATTAGCTAAAAGTTTAACCTTTTAAAATGTGGGCAAAATTGTATCTGACTCACTTAACGCGTGGATTATAGGGTTCAAATTAGATTGAAGTAGGCTGACCTCTaactcaacaacaacaacaacaacaacaatcctttattaattatatttataatttttttcataaaatatcattaagtgggtcaacccgtggtgggttgagctaGATTACAAAGTTTTTGACTAACAAAACAATGAGTCGGGTTGAGCCGACTCATTTTTGAGTCAACCCATGATGAGCCCACACGTGTAAGTCAGATTAGCTCACTTTAACATCTCAATGAAAtgtgaataaatatatttttttatcatcatatttgctagaaagttatattttttaaagattaaatgttatttttcaccaaactattatataaaaaaaggttaaatgaTTTCAGTGGTCCCATTTTGGTAGGAAAATCTCAAATTAAtcctttttttatcaatttggtccataaTTTGGAAACTTTGTTGTAATCAAGTCATTTTCGTTAGTATTGCACTAACAACATTAAAGAGGGGTCATGTAtcaatatgtgatttttttgattttttttttactttttttaattatatcttttttaaataaaaaatttgtcatgtGTTAAGTTAACGTTGTGTGGCACATGACAATATCAGTATGATGTGGTAGTGGCAATGACACATGTCACCATCTTGTCCctgtatttatattttgttttaattgagtctcaattttttttaattaaacaattttattcctttctaaattaaaactaaatttaatttttacataaatgtcaaatacttttattaaaatatatatttttgttaaatattattaacaagattaaatttatttaaatttatatcttacattgaaatttatgaaaaattgttttaaagttgttaatacaGAGtcatgttaataaaaataattcaaaattaatttcaactaaTAAGTATATTAAACTTGTTTATCAATTGCATCTCATAAAATAAATCTATCAACTTCTCATAAAATAAATCTatcaacaatttaattatttttaaaatgtataaaactcaataatttctataaaattgtttggattagtttaaaaatataaattttatcaaactATATGTGGATGTTTTccataaaataaacaaagttcCACAGTAGACTATAATATAATCGATCTCCATGTGTCATTGGTTGAAAAGgcattttacattattttaccAAGTGCAAAGAATAgatactttataatttaatttagaaacaattttttttaataataggtTGGAGATGAAAAGCatgcttaatattttttttatgatatcgtaatttttatattaagaaaagtCACGTAATTTTCTTTGTGGTGAGTTTATCTTTCATAATATCTAACATTGGTGtttaacatacataaattaatttgacaTTAATAAGTGTGATATTGATTATTAAGTGTTGTACATGTGCTTAAATTGTGATGGTGACAAGGGTTAGGAAATTTTAAGTCTAgattctttattaattttttaatgttattttttgttgaacattaaaaatatactatgttgatattttaaataactttttaatatattttaaaacattaaaattggtAGTAACCGATATATTAcaaagatatattaaaaaaaaacagcatcagaaaaatataatacaaaatccAAATTCGAGAATTTTAGGCATTGTAAACGTAATTAATGTTGTGCTTGTTCTTAGTTGACTAATGCAGCATGTTGCACAGATTAAAGTCCAAGGTGGTATACCAACCAGGGGACATGACCAGACGTTAAAGTTTCACACCACAAAGGCCTTCTTCGTTCTGTCAAACGTTAATAATACTCTCAGTtccaaaataaaacaacatagATTTCGATCCATGAATTTATGTATCAAAAAAGATACTgattaattactaaaaaatcAAAACATGATGTGATTAAGTGAATCAACAAACTTAATCTATCAACTTAAAGTAAAATCATGAGACTAATCCATGTTAACTCTGTTGATAATGAGTTAGGTTGGTTCACTTTAAGGTCTAAacaaaaagtaacaaaataattttggcTAATAAATAGATTGGCCTGGTTCTAAGGGCGTTCACAAGTGTTTGCCTATTTCTAGCACTACCAAACAATTATTTGTTCACTTTAGTTTAGGTTTTCACTTCCATTCATCATGACGTGTCaagatatttttctcttttcttttttataatatatatatatatatatatatatatatatattattcttaaataTTCTATGCTCTTGAGTTCTGTTTGTCATTAAACATCATCCACTAAGAAAAGGTTCCAActtctatttacaattttggcTAGAAATAATGTCTTAGCAAGTACAGTaagttgaaagaaaataaaaattatctttccaTGCATTAAGGGACCATGTTGATTATAAATTATCTTTCATTTCAGTTATTAAGTCTAGAAAAGTGAATAATGTTTAGATTAGTGAAGTCTAGAAAAgtcaataatattttgattaggGAAATCTAGAAACGTTACCAAAAACAGTTAtctagattttctttttcataaagctcactaacataaattaaatggttttaaagaaaagtcaaattattttcaaataaattctttttatatatattgtcaagtgagagagaaaaataattaacaaattaaatagtaaacaagtaaaataaattggatttctttttggtttgagaagaaaaagaaaatacacataTAAATTCGTTCTTCTTAACAAGCAAAGAaaagtgcaaaaaaaaaaaaaaaattgacaagaCAATACATTTACCATTGTATTTTGAACGTGTAACTTTcgaaaaatgtgtttttatatgtaaatataacaaacaaaaataataatttcacacCCTCAAAAAAATACATCCAtcttataattcattttaataatataataatgtagtaatatattaaatttttagtgtgatttttttcttttttcttttttatcttccaCCCTCTATCAAAGagagaaaaacattttttttttttgtgtgcgtgcatttccctcttccccgatttttattagaaataaaaagagaaaaatgaagaacTACAAAAACAGTTTCAAAATGTGAATCAATCAATGCTGAAGCAAATTGGCAATTTGACAAATATGTTTATGagatttgtattatatatataaaccagTCCTCTTTTGTTTCCATTGCATAAAGTAAAGCTTTTTGAGACACGAAAGGTTTTATTTTGAAGGCAAGGATAAACACCACATCTCGGTTAACAAAAGACCCAAATACGAAACGATGTGTGTGAagctttttgtattttataaataagaacacacacacagacacaccatgatatatatatttggaaGATGAGAATCTGATGCACGTGGCAGCAAGGGAGTGGGAAATCCTAAGGCAGAAACAATGTGATGGAATTAACACTGcttttgatgtttttgttgATTTGGTTTGGGATTTGTGGTGGTAAACGTGGAAGAAAACTGATAAACATTATCGTTTTAGGAAGATGGAGGAGGGACAAAAACAAAAGCATGAAACATCGACCACATGCAGATGATAATTGATAAACCTTGACGTGACAAAGCATACGCATTATAAGGGTGGACATGACTCGTGCTGCTACCAAACATGTCAGCACCACCACTTTCTTATAACATACACACCTTCTTCTACCACATGAAACAAAATGTCAGAATCCATTCACCCAATAAAGGCACGTATTTAGAGTACCAATTATCCAACACCAAAAAAGTAGTTAAATTTTGCGTTGGTAGTTTTAACATTTGCGTTCTTCGGGTGCTCGCAGCTTTACGGCATTTCCAACTGTCTCGCTTCGTTTTAGCTCAATCTTCACCCATTCTTCATCATTCATTGCACACTTTCTTCGGTCTTCACAAAGACACGTACCATTCTCATACCAAATACCCTTTTCCTAcctcttttcttcaatttcctaaTCCATACTGCATCAGAACAAATATACAACTTTTATTAACAATCAAAATTCGCCTCTCAATCATAAGTTAAACGCCTAAGTAacaattaacataaatttttcaAAGAACTCAACAACTTTATTACTAATTTTGTACACTCAAGCCACGTAAACAGAAACCATATAAAAGAATATCTTACTTTCGTATCAAAATTATACATGTCAATGTAAATGCATGTAGGTACGATCTATAAATCTCAGTTGTTCTGTGTGTATTAATTCTAAGGGTGTCAAAAAAGGTTATCACAGTGAGCCAATCTGGCAACCGATTCAAGCTAGGTGGAGTTAAACAAAAATCAAAGTTTGGTCAATTATGGACCAAAAGAAACCTGACTTATTTAACTCGAAGGTTAAATGGGTCGAGCTAGGTTTCCAGTAGATTGACTCATTATTAAGACTTCTATATCTGCATTTTTTATTCTATCCTAATTTCACGActaaccaaaaacaaaattgcaATGAGATCCTGCTCACGCTTGTAGGTAGTTTCGTTCTTATTACTTTCTGCAAAACTAAAATTGTTCATAGCCCTTCAACCAGTTGGGCTTAACACTATTACGTTTGACTGCAGTTTGTCGTGTTGGCCTTGCTGCTTCCAGTTGGTCTGTCATCTCAATTGGGCTTAAAGAGTCAGTAGCTTGGGCCATAACATTCTATTACAGAAGTTGTTAGTTATTTCTGAAAGCCTTAGTTGTTGTCCAAGGTTGTTAGTTGGAAAGGAATAGCTTTTCTGGAGTTAGTTAGCTGTGGTAACAGTTTTCCCCAACTGTACAACAAATACTAGATGTAATGTCCCGTCGCTTATTTCACCAGATAAGAAAATAACAAGCTTCATTAGATATTCTCAGATATTACTCTCCGCTTTCTCATAAATTCCCAGAGTTTTATTTTGTTGCTCACGCTTagactttttcaattttgttagaAGGTTGAGTGCCTCTTTAACTATAATCCAAATTAAGTAATAAACTCTTGAATGGTTGTTCATCCCGAGACCACCTAATTAACAACTCAGTGTCCTAACTACCTTTGCTCTAAGTCAGAATGTAGTGTGTACCAACTATGATGGTGTGGTGGCTCAAAGGCTAGTTCCAATGTGTTGATAGACGAACACTCATAAAGAAGGAAAATACAACACAGCTCATGAAGGAGTGGATTGTGTGTTTCAGCGTGTCTAGAGGGTGGACCATGTATGTTAAGTTGTTCTCAGATGGCGAGTCGTGGTCAGCTTGTTGAGCCTGTTGGACACAGCATCAACAAGCAGTAAAAGCAGTTCCACAAAGTGTGTGTGCGCTTAATGTGACTACATGTCTTAAGTGGAATGTAATTTAATAAGTTtcttcaatataatattttctagtTAAAGAAAATCTAATAGCATAGAGAAGACAGAGGTGCTAACATTTGACATGGAAGAAACTTTTGACGATTACATTGAGTAAAATTTGCAGTGACATATCATAAGAGTTCCAGGCATATATATACATGAATTGGCCAAGAGATCTCGTTGAAGTATAAACTCACCtttcacaattttttcttttctcggCAAGGGCTACTGCAACTTTAGCTCCAACAAGAGCATTATTCTTCACAAGAGCAATGTCTAAATTGTTGTTAAGCTCCACTTTAACACTAGACAAATATTGaaggttaattatatttttggtccTAAAAAATGTTTGATAGGTCATTATTAACTCTAACTTTTACACGTTTGAAATCATATTAAAGTACACTTTCAGTCATTGATTTATACTAATGTATAGCTGGAAAACTCTAAAAGTGGATACTTGCAGCAAGTGAGGCACCTCCAGTCAGGTCATTTAGTCTAGCGAGCAAGAAAGGAGTCTCAGCACTCCCTGTTATATTGTTTTCCCTACAGGTGAATATATTAAgttaaagtttagaaaaatcaatattaaaagtGTGAAATAAAATTAGGAAACCATTTAATGTATATCTTCCATATTAAGCCATAATGGATGTAGAAGAGAGAACAAAGACATTTACCTGGCTTCTTTAATGGCTTTTTGAATGGCAGATTCAATTATGTGTCCAGAAGTTGAGTGTTCTTGAGGAATAGGAACCGCTATCAAAATCCCAGTCCCTAGCTTGAGTTTGAAGCTTGCATCTGCCAGAAGAATATAAATCATGGAGAAAATACAAACgggcaacaaaaaaaaaaggaaaaagaaggtTTTCCTTGCCTATTATGCTAGCGCAGTCTTCTGGGCTGTCTACCCGACATGAAACCTGaaattttgcaatgatcatGAAGAAAATGTAGTCAAACACAACATTAAGCACTTAATTATGCTATTCATGGACATGTTTAATATTGAAAGCATACGAGAATCTGATTTACTATACCTTGCAGCCACTTGTTTCCGTGAAAAATGCAGGAAACTCATTGGTCTTGTATGCAGCAACACAAACTCCTTGTGTTTCCTATTCAAGATAAacatactaataataataataaaagctACGACTGATTACTGCTTCAGTAATATTAACACAAAAGTAAAAGGGTACCAGGTATTCAAGCGTCCTGGGAATATCTAATATTGATTTTACACCAGCACATACAACTGCTACTGGTGTTCTGCCTAGCTCAACGAGATCAGAAGAAATGTCCATAGCTGGCCAAaagtacaaaaaataataatgctcGATAAAAATCTCAGACTTTCTTTGCAGAAactacaataatataaaaattgaaagaaaaagaaacatctATTGCGTTTGTAGACTGCaacaagaaattttatttttcaggatGTGACAAAACAGTTCCATCCAAAGAGAACTGAAGTTTTGCAGATTGTATTACACAAACATTTCCACTATAAGCCTATAAAAATACCAATCAAATATAGAGTCCTTCGGTATGTTTAGCGAAGGAGCAACTTCAAACTTTAATTAGCAGAAAATATCTTACAAAGAAACAAAAGGACCGAGTATGATTATTGTTTGTATATATTGTATAGCGAGACAAATTACAACAAGTGTTTTTAGGTCATAATGAAACATGACAAGATTTTTCCTGCAAAGGGAAAACTTGATCAAATGTCATAGCTCTCCCTTTTCGTTGTTCAAGTTGCAAATTGCAGGACTTTCAAAGACCCTAAAAGACATAACAACTTGTACAACAAGAACaggttgatttattttggtctcaattttaaaccaaaatgtGTCATCTCTTACAGGCAAGGTTTCTCGGCATCCGTcatgaaaaaacaatttgtttttattaatgaGATATAGGAGGTTAACGTACTATGCTCCCCGTGTCGGTGCACGCCCCCAATCCCCCCAGTCACAAAGATGGGAATATTAACCTgcacaaaattttcaaaagtacAGGCAGTTAAACCAAAACGGCATGATACAATGACTGAGGCTGAAATAGAAGTGGTATGAGAGAAAAATACCATAGAAGCAAAAAACATTGTCGCAGAAACAGTAGTTGCACCATTTTCACCTCGAGCTACCTGAAAACATAGATAAACTATGATGATGCACTAATGTTAAATAAGACTAAA
This region of Vigna unguiculata cultivar IT97K-499-35 chromosome 5, ASM411807v1, whole genome shotgun sequence genomic DNA includes:
- the LOC114183427 gene encoding uncharacterized protein LOC114183427 isoform X2, with the translated sequence MPYPQNLQTAIEVERIVRENGAVPATIAILDGTPCVGLSLEELERLASLGTSARKTARRDIANVVARGENGATTVSATMFFASMVNIPIFVTGGIGGVHRHGEHTMDISSDLVELGRTPVAVVCAGVKSILDIPRTLEYLETQGVCVAAYKTNEFPAFFTETSGCKVSCRVDSPEDCASIIDASFKLKLGTGILIAVPIPQEHSTSGHIIESAIQKAIKEARENNITGSAETPFLLARLNDLTGGASLAANIALVKNNALVGAKVAVALAEKRKNCESMD
- the LOC114183427 gene encoding uncharacterized protein LOC114183427 isoform X1, producing the protein MAFSPASRLANLRRHLDLTEAVNKVAHVNGIGGSMKVKVASEVSQALSLGRAVVALESTIISHGMPYPQNLQTAIEVERIVRENGAVPATIAILDGTPCVGLSLEELERLASLGTSARKTARRDIANVVARGENGATTVSATMFFASMVNIPIFVTGGIGGVHRHGEHTMDISSDLVELGRTPVAVVCAGVKSILDIPRTLEYLETQGVCVAAYKTNEFPAFFTETSGCKVSCRVDSPEDCASIIDASFKLKLGTGILIAVPIPQEHSTSGHIIESAIQKAIKEARENNITGSAETPFLLARLNDLTGGASLAANIALVKNNALVGAKVAVALAEKRKNCESMD